A single window of Lutzomyia longipalpis isolate SR_M1_2022 chromosome 1, ASM2433408v1 DNA harbors:
- the LOC129796870 gene encoding probable JmjC domain-containing histone demethylation protein 2C isoform X3 codes for MGDSDSGISSVSSGRTTSSSVCGDDRSTSGSRSSAASLSLSEVSSPTPSSSSSSSSSSQQHQVRHVHSVQHHSLMMTPSGHPFQPLPSHVSLLLPPPMYAPELWGKQPTPGSQRFEEDKIARERRDIEYRGSDKHKDIERERMDRQVHQQQQQSHDRQDKQSCTTAEQAVSKHFEESLRNVKDKNAANFGYPVIKSPVKHMHSAWNLNTLPAQNPVPHLSHISIPAHMIPTVGGIQTSVGGSQVVGSGGVSVVAGNSSSSGASGGSGNNGNSDPSQEDKRRRMEHERLVAAAADRDSREREREREREKELDRLRQQEQQRAYYMQTGVQRAPTKSASDYHRGISIVPPPSKTRREDEKPSPMKDLNTHQPYTLYSGFSGYPPGAFQKDIKTKQEMSLPAPPPLMSDVKHSTGVIVKHDTNAIKQSPMQVVHTPKASHQQQQQQAHYKAVTGGVPVSAGSTPHIMYDYRVAAQQHGAHERYKQQTVSVMASPQSSFGQAVSVTKQQQQQQQQQQQQQQQQSQQSQQVQQVQQVTSQMQQQPSQQQPPPQQSHYVHVQQKSKVSSPAPSHIYGKPSGAGIVSGIPVCRPQESSVHVVSKASSPSPFHAHIYGPPTVPPPPAHSSRSTLYDGRMFTAAPAVKQSMPHSLHGTSPPTATAAPLPISRSPGVMLPVIAQQHVNSVQVAAASNSFQTQPLDLGVSDRSRDEGKVSPKRKGAPMGSSSVSCEIKKKRTEMLPQPPPQMKHHTVQQHYMQHVPHQQPPQHYIIPQQQQLQQQQQQQQHQQNVPLALNMNAQSTNMTPPMSISPLDQRVASPLVTANMTVPHVEAPKVPKQQIHPDGTNPVVTIAPADVANNTKGNMSVTVAATFKVNSIANSIRTNSADGTCRTTTLSDTSSPAPSPELRSSPATPAKILTEPEKSSSPAPKPNAPRHLKKAWLQRHTGEDLEDSTGITGGGSCVKLPLTLNPKPIVSNSDQQTTNSNNITTATTTNSTTHSTVHSIHNVGTMAINSISKTKSIVSGSKINQHPKKSAVINQNNINRDNGHNSDSNQKDDSSSSDQERPPKSPPKRKPIKVKRRKGGARKHADESKKKRQASESDKDSESDKESISDKDSDSTSASLGKKTNGNAAANSAIAKEPRKRGRRPKNAKDDTSTKKKQKDETNPLRDPFCKPPISQLKKTGESFLQDGPCFEVAPKLAKCRECRWTPNQRSKNTPNIFCRFYAFRRLRYTKNGQLAIAGFSDPYKDPKDDDLKLWIPDGDSPPSVLDLQGARFLLAYVADQFCDLVQQEREAMAEHMSEDKTIAWKRVVQGVREMCDVCETTLFNFHWACSKCGFVVCIDCYKGRKHGSDKTWGEIGGKDRDECSWLLCTNKATHEQEKLMLTQIIAGDSLQILTRQMHEARSLWNIPSFCGCPLMVEQHSKATNGVCKEYIRRLLKNDLNGVKKEIKQEGNFGANGAIKQEDNSSALSWLAEVALQNEVKKNGAKEEVVRGGGEKRENSNDSDSDDPSHSTLRELLIRPASKLNGSRTNSPVGKPTTKDPGALAENHDATITTDGLIADEKDPLMEQFQNSYYVSGKDRKMFNNVPIRIMTMIESKSLYPDIAHGWLCDGKLLRLLDPAAANNIKIFQEQWRRGQPVLVSDVAKRLTADLWLPESFSRDFGEDKNDLVNCLNGKLVSNQQMRKFWDGFEYISKRLKTDKGQPMLLKLKDWPPGEDFAEMLPSRFADLMKALPLPEYTQRNGRLNLAGHLPDCFVRPDLGPKMYNAYGSALYPSKGTTNLHLDISDAVNVMMYVGIPKDADEEETIKAAFRAIDEAGCDILTKRRVRDKGELPGALWHIYAPRDADKIRDLLNKITLEKGYCLEPHHDPIHDQQWYLDGPLRERLYKEYGVEGYPIAQCLGDAIFIPAGAPHQVRNLHNCIKVAQDFVSPENVTKCFDLTQEFRNLTDTHSNHEDKLQIKNIIYHAVKDAIGCLSHALNQRITESQMFDIKKEVVPIKKEIKEEEETEDHPAN; via the exons ATGGGTGACAGCGATTCTGGCATATCTTCAGTGAGTTCCGGTCGAACAACATCATCATCTGTGTGTGGGGATGATCGATCAACTTCCGGATCACGCAGTTCAGCTGCATCTCTATCACTATCAGAAGTCTCATCACCAACACCCtcatcatcgtcatcatcGTCCTCAAGTTCACAGCAGCATCAG GTGCGACATGTTCACTCAGTGCAGCATCATTCGCTAATGATGACACCATCTGGGCATCCTTTCCAGCCATTGCCATCACACGTGTCGCTCCTTTTGCCACCGCCTATGTATGCTCCTGAGCTGTGGGGCAAGCAACCAACACCAGGAAGTCAACGATttgaagaagataaaattgctag GGAGAGGCGAGATATTGAATATCGCGGAAGTGATAAACACAAAGACATCGAGCGCGAGAGGATGGATCGCCAGGTGCatcagcagcaacaacaaTCACACGATCGTCAAGATAAGCAGTCGTGTACAACGGCCGAGCAGGCTGTGAGCAAACACTTTGAGGAATCTCTTCGTAATGTTAAGGATAAA AATGCCGCAAATTTCGGATATCCCGTCATCAAGTCACCCGTAAAG cATATGCATTCAGCATGGAATCTGAATACCCTGCCGGCACAGAATCCAGTTCCGCACTTGTCCCACATCAGTATACCTGCGCATATGATACCCACGGTGGGTGGTATCCAGACATCAGTGGGGGGAAGCCAAGTGGTGGGTAGTGGTGGTGTTAGTGTAGTGGCAGGAAATTCAAGTAGTAGTGGTGCTAGTGGGGGAAGTGGAAATAATGGGAATAGTGATCCGAGTCAGGAGGACAAACGCCGTCGGATGGAGCACGAACGACTCGTGGCTGCTGCAGCGGATCGGGATAGTAGGGAGCGAGAACGGGAGCGTGAACGTGAAAAGGAACTCGACCGTCTGCGGCAGCAAGAGCAACAGAGAGCATACTACATGCAAACTGGG GTTCAACGAGCACCAACGAAAAGTGCAAGTGACTACCATCGTGGAATTTCAATTGTACCACCGCCGTCAAAAACAAGACGAGAAGATGAGAAACCCAGTCCAATGAAGGATCTCAATACACATCAACCCTATACATTGTATAGTGGTTTTTCCGGATACCCTCCGGGTGCATTTCAAAAGGACATCAag ACAAAACAAGAAATGTCTCTGCCAGCACCACCACCTCTGATGTCTGATGTGAAACATTCGACGGGTGTTATTGTGAAGCACGACACGAATGCAATAAAGCAATCACCAATGCAAGTGGTGCATACACCCAAAGCATCCCaccagcagcaacagcagcaggcTCACTACAAGGCTGTGACTGGTGGTGTACCCGTGTCTGCTGGATCAACACCGCACATTATGTATGATTATCGTGTGGCAGCACAGCAGCATGGTGCTCATGAGAGGTACAAACAGCAGACGGTGTCGGTGATGGCATCACCTCAGTCGTCATTTGGACAGGCGGTGTCTGTGACGAAGcaacagcaacagcagcagcagcaacaacaacagcagcagcagcagcagtctCAGCAATCGCAGCAAGTGCAACAAGTTCAGCAGGTAACGTCTCAAATGCAACAGCAACCATCACAGCAGCAGCCACCACCGCAGCAAAGTCACTATGTGCATGTACAGCAAAAATCGAAGGTTTCCTCACCGGCACCATCTCATATTTATGGGAAGCCCAGCGGTGCGGGAATTGTGAGTGGTATTCCCGTGTGTCGACCACAGGAATCTTCTGTTCACGTGGTGTCCAAAGCATCATCACCGAGCCCCTTCCATGCCCACATCTATGGTCCACCGACTGTTCCGCCACCACCAGCGCACTCATCTCGGTCCACACTGTATGATGGGCGAATGTTTACTGCGGCACCAGCTGTGAAACAATCAATGCCGCACTCACTCCATGGAACATCACCACCGACCGCAACTGCGGCACCCCTTCCCATCTCCAGGTCACCTGGTGTAATGCTACCTGTGATTGCGCAACAGCACGTAAATAGTGTTCAAGTGGCAGCAGCATCAAACTCTTTCCAGACGCAACCGCTTGATCTCGGTGTGTCAGATAGGAGTCGCGATGAGGGTAAGGTGTCACCAAAGAGAAAGGGGGCACCAATGGGTAGTAGTAGTGTGTCGTGTgagattaagaagaaaaggaCTGAAATGCTACCGCAGCCACCGCCACAAATGAAGCATCATACAGTGCAACAGCACTATATGCAACATGTGCCACATCAACAACCACCTCAACACTATATCATaccgcagcagcagcaactgcagcaacagcagcaacagcagcagcatcagCAAAATGTACCATTGGCATTAAATATGAATGCCCAATCGACAAATATGACGCCACCCATGTCAATAAGTCCGCTGGATCAGAGAGTAGCGTCACCCCTGGTCACTGCCAATATGACAGTTCCTCATGTGGAGGCGCCAAAAGTGCCAAAGCAACAAATACATCCCGATGGGACCAATCCTGTTGTCACAATTGCCCCAGCGGATGTGGCAAATAATACAAAAGGAAATATGAGTGTTACAGTGGCGGCAACATTCAAAGTTAACTCCATTGCTAATTCCATACGAACAAATTCTGCCGATGGTACCTGCCGTACGACGACACTCAGTGATACCTCTAGTCCGGCACCCAGCCCGGAATTGCGAAGTTCACCAGCAACTCCAGCTAAAATTCTTACTGAACCAGAAAAATCATCTAGTCCCG CTCCCAAACCCAATGCACCACGACATCTAAAGAAAGCCTGGCTTCAGCGTCATACGGGGGAAGATTTGGAAGATAGTACGGGTATAACGGGTGGTGGAAGCTGCGTAAAATTGCCACTTACACTCAATCCCAAGCCAATTGTAAGCAATAGCGATCAACAGACCACAAATAGCAATAATATTACAACAGCTACAACAACAAATTCCACAACACACTCAACGGTCCATTCAATACACAATGTGGGGACAATGGCAATTAATAGTATCAGTAAAACCAAATCTAtag tTAGTGGAAGTAAGATAAATCAACATCCGAAAAAGAGTGCTGTTATCAATCAAAACAACATCAATCGTGACAATGGACACAATTCCGATTCAAATCAAAAGGATGATAGTTCCAGTTCAGATCAG GAACGTCCTCCAAAGAGTCCTCCAAAGCGTAAACCCATTAAAGTGAAACGACGCAAGGGTGGTGCTAGGAAGCATGCGGATGAGAGTAAAAAGAAGAGG CAGGCAAGTGAAAGCGATAAGGATAGTGAAAGTGATAAGGAAAGTATATCCGATAAGGATAGTGATAGTACGAGTGCGTCATTGGGGAAAAAGACAAATGGAAATGCAGCAGCAAATTCAGCAATTGCCAAGGAGCCACGAAAACGTGGAAGACGTCCAAAAAACGCAAAAGATGATACAAG tactaaaaaaaagcaaaaagacgAGACGAATCCCCTGAGAGATCCATTCTGCAAGCCACCAATATCGCAGCTGAAGAAGACGGGGGAGTCATTTCTTCAAGATGGGCCGTGCTTCGAAGTGGCACCCAAATTGGCCAAATGCCGTGAATGTCGCTGGACACCAAATCAACGTTCCAAGAATACAccaaatatattttgtcgCTTCTATGCTTTCCGCCGCTTGAG ATACACAAAGAATGGTCAGCTGGCAATTGCTGGCTTTTCGGATCCCTACAAAGATCCAAAGGATGATGATTTGAAGCTTTGGATTCCCGATGGGGATAGCCCACCCAGTGTGTTGGATTTGCAAGGAGCAAGATTCCTTCTTGCCTATGTTGCTGatcaattttgtgatttagtACAACAGGAGAGGGAAGCAATGGCTGAACACATGTCAGAAG ATAAAACAATCGCATGGAAGCGAGTGGTCCAAGGTGTTAGGGAGATGTGCGATGTGTGCGAGACCACACTGTTCAATTTCCACTGGGCCTGCAGCAAGTGCGGTTTTGTGGTTTGCATTGATTGCTACAAG GGCCGAAAGCATGGATCTGACAAGACATGGGGTGAAATTGGTGGAAAAGATCGTGATGAGTGCTCATGGTTGCTTTGCACCAATAAAGCAACACACGAACAGGAGAAGTTGATGCTGACACAGATAATTGCGGGTGATTCACTGCAAATTCTCACGCGTCAGATGCACGAGGCGAGATCACTGTGGAATATCCCATCCTTCTGTGGGTGTCCCCTTATGGTGGAGCAACATTCAAAGGCAACAAATGGTGTGTGCAAGGAGTACATTAGGCGTCTCCTGAAGAATGATCTCAATGGTGTGAAGAAGGAAATTAAGCAGGAAGGAAATTTTGGTGCAAATGGTGCAATAAAGCAAGAGGATAATTCATCGGCACTATCGTGGCTAGCGGAAGTTGCGCTGCAGAatgaagtgaagaaaaatgggGCAAAAGAGGAAGTGGTGCGCGGTGGGGgtgagaagagagaaaattcaaatgattccGATTCCGATGATCCATCACATTCAACACTCAGAGAACTCCTCATACGACCAGCAAGTAAACTCAATGGAAGTCGTACAAATTCCCCCGTTGGGAAGCCAACAACAAAAGATCCGGGAGCTTTGGCGGAAAATCACGATGCAACCATCACAACGGATGGACTCATTGCAGATGAGAAGGATCCATTGATGGAGCAATTTCAGAATTCCTACTACGTCTCTGGGAAGGAtaggaaaatgtttaataatgTTCCAATTAGAATTATGACGATGATTGAGTCGAAATCTCTGTATCCGGACATTGCACACGGATGGCTGTGTGATGGGAAACTTTTGAGACTTTTAGATCCAGCAGCTGCGAAtaatataaagatttttcaagagCAATGGCGCCGTGGACAGCCAGTTCTTGTGTCGGATGTGGCAAAGAGATTAACGGCAGATTTGTGGCTTCCTGAATCATTTTCACGTGATTTTGGGGAGGATAAGAATGACCTTGTGAATTGTCTCAATGGGAAATTAGTGTCAAATCAGCAAATGCGAAAATTCTGGGATGGCTTTGAGTACATTAGTAAGCGCCTGAAGACGGATAAGGGGCAACCGATGTTGCTGAAATTAAAAGACTGGCCACCAGGGGAGGATTTTGCCGAGATGCTACCAAGTCGTTTTGCTGATCTCATGAAGGCACTACCACTGCCTGAGTACACACAACGCAATGGACGATTGAATTTGGCTGGGCATCTACCGGATTGTTTTGTACGTCCGGATTTGGGGCCAAAAATGTACAATGCCTATGGATCGGCACTCTATCCATCCAAGGGAACAACAAATCTCCATTTGGACATTTCAGATGCAGTGAATGTGATGATGTATGTTGGCATACCGAAGGATGCTGATGAGGAGGAGACAATAAAGGCGGCTTTTCGTGCTATTGACGAAGCAGGATGCGATATTTTGACGAAGCGTCGGGTGCGTGATAAGGGTGAACTTCCGGGGGCGCTTTGGCACATCTATGCCCCGCGAGATGCAGACAAAATACGGGATTTACTAAATAAGATTACATTGGAGAAGGGATACTGTCTTGAACCGCATCATGATCCCATTCACGATCAACAGTGGTACCTCGATGGACCACTACGGGAGCGTCTGTACAAGGAGTACGGCGTCGAAGGGTATCCCATTGCTCAATGTCTTGGGGATGCAATCTTCATTCCGGCTGGGGCACCGCATCAAGTGCGAAATTTGCACAATTGCATAAAGGTGGCGCAGGATTTTGTCTCACCGGAAAATGTGACAAAGTGCTTTGATCTCACGCAAGAATTTCGAAATCTCACTGATACACACTCCAATCATGAGGATAAGTTGCAAATTAAGAATATCATCTACCATGCTGTCAAAGATGCCATTGGATGTCTCTCCCATGCGCTAAATCAGCGCATTACGGAAAGTCAGATGTTTGACATCAAAAAGGAGGTGGTGCCCATTAAGAAGGAGATTAAGGAAGAGGAGGAGACTGAGGATCATCCGGCAAACTAA